In the genome of Octopus sinensis unplaced genomic scaffold, ASM634580v1 Contig17257, whole genome shotgun sequence, the window ttttagtttttgatCTTTCTGGTGTCTAAGGATGAATATTGATGTACGAGTCTGTTTTCGAATGAGATTCTGGAGCAGTGAAGAGGCAGATTTATCTTATTTTGGCTTACTCATTTGGCTCCAgccaaatttgttttatatactcAGAACTGCAATAATTGTCTAAAATGttagattattttttaaagaatttagggAAGGTCATTTGCTTAACTGATATAGTTTTCGTAAGGGAgcgcacattaaaaaaaaatattgtcattGTGCACTTTCCCTTACAGTTTACTTGACGGGCGTCCACATGGCCACCGCTAAATCCATTTCCGTTTACTAGATTGACCCACAGCTATACTGGAAGAAACTGTCTCGATGTAAAGTGGTGTTGAAATGAAGTAGAACGGAATACTTACATTAAACATGAaggttgttttaaaatatttgtgtgcTTAATTAGATTTGAATTTATAAATCTTGTGCTATTATCTCTTGTGGTATAATGGTTTAGTTCTGACAActcatttcagttattttaatttctccaaaaaaacattttaaaggttCTTATGTAGCTCTGCATGGCTCTTGTTGAAACCTCACGAAACCTTGTTGGCGAAAACTTGTGTTCAAATGCGTTTCAGTTACCATTTCTACCTTTTCCAAATTTAGAGTTCGCGTGATATAAACATTTCGTTAATCAATAGGGTATGATCGGaaggaatttgactgctatttctaacaggcagTACACCACGGCAATGCTCCCTTTTGGGCTCAACTCTCACTTTTGTCCGATTTCTCTAGCTTGTAAAATAATTCTATtatacagcttttttttttttcagagagaaTGTATCAGCGTTCACATAGGACAAGCAGGCGTCCAAATAGGTAACGCCTGTTGGGAGCTCTATTGCCTTGAACATGGAATCCAACAAAATGGTCAAGTATCATTTGAATCTTCTGGTGTTAATGATTCGTCTAGCACGTTCTTTCATGAGATAGGCTCTGGGAAACGTGTCCCCAGAGCCATATTCGTCGATTTGGAGCCCTCAGTTATCGGTAAGTATAAACGTTTCAAAAttgtatttacaaaaataaattaagcaATTGCCCTGTCGCGCATTTAATGTTCTGGTCAATCAATCTTCTATGTTTTTCTGTGTTGGAAAAAAAACTCGAAGATTTGTGATGAAGCAGTGGTTCCTTTTTTACTGCTATATTTCCGAACGCCGTTTTCTtgaatattggaaaatatttcaaaattctgttGTACAACAGAACTGATCACGGCAGTAAAATGTGTCGACTATAGAATCGGTTAAATGTGAGTTGAATAGTAAGTGTTTATGTATCCGGTATTTGAATGTAAATATTGTTAGCAGTATATTCTGAGGAATGTCGTACATGGAAGTATTTTGTTGAACTGATAAAGCAAGTAACTGTTTGAGAATCTCTACATTTCATACTCCTCTAATATAAGAAaactcttttaatttttatattgccAGTTTGATATATTATTGCTCAAAATCTTATTTTCCAGATGAAATACGCGTTGGAAAATACAGCCAGTTATTTCACCCGAACCAACTCATCAGTGGTAAAGAGGATGCAGCCAACAATTACGCCAGGGGCCACTATACCGTTGGCAAGGAAATCATTGATTCGGTCTGTGACCAAATTCATAAAGTAACTGAACAATGCTCTGGCCTCCAGGGCTTCTTGATTTTTCATAGTTTCGGTGGCGGCACCGGTTCTGGTTTTACGTCTCTGCTAATGGAGCGCCTGAGTGTTGACTTTGGTAAAAAGACAAAGCTTCAATTTTCAGTCTATCCGGCACCACGAATTTCTACAGCTGTAGTAGAACCGTACAATTCCGTCTTAACCACTCATACCACTCTAGATCATTGTGACTGCGCTTTCATGGTCGACAATGAAGCAATTTATGATATCTGTAAAAGGCATTTAGATGTTGGGTATCCAAGATACATCAACCTTAATCGTCCAATTGCTCAGGTAGTGAGCTCTATTACTGCTTCTCTAAGGTTTGATGGGTCCCTTAATGTTGATTTAACCGAGTTTCAAACCAACCTTGTACCTTATCCACGTATTCATTTCCCATTGATTTCGTATGCACCAATAATATCGGTTGAGAAAGCGTACCACGAGCAGTTAAATGTTTCTGAAATAACAAACGCGTGCTTTGAAACCGGTAATCAGATGGTTAAATGTGACCCTCACCGTGGGAAGTACATGGCTTGTTGTATGTTGTACCGAGGCGATGTGGTCTCGAAAGATGTTAACGTTGCTATTGcagcaattaaaaataaaaaatccatCAAGTTTGTGGATTGGTGCCCAACAGGGTTTAAAGTTGGTATCAATTCCCAATCCCCAACCGTTGTCCCTGGAGGAGATATGGCCAAGGTCCAACGGGCCGTGTGCTCGCTGAGCAATACGACAGCTATTGCTGACGCTTGGGCCCGTCTGAATCGTAAATTTGACTTAATGTATGCCAAGCGAGCTTTTGTTCATTGGTATGTTGGTGAAGGTATGGAGGAAGGTGAGTTTTCGGAAGCGCGCGAAGATTTGGCTGCGTTGGAGAAAGATTATGAAGAAGTTGGTATTGATTCAGCTGAAACGGAAGATGAGATagaagaatattaaatattatatataaactttattatAAATCGATTGAGAggtatattatacacatgtgaATATATTGCTTCGCTATTAAACTAAAGAATCATTTTGAGATATTAAAATCTCATTGTCTTGTTTTATGTTGCATATtcaaaataaagatttttttttttaatattgcagcatggaaggtgtttataaaccattaaaaaaaattaaaacacacaaataccgTTATATTCAATTCaactttcaaatttaatttgtcaaaataatttCGTCGCTTTGACATCGCGACCTGTTCACCGACAAAATTTCCTAcagcatctgagaaagtaacagtttaTAAAATGTGGatgtatttttttgcaatttctttGAAGCATTAACAAAACATtagtcatatttttttttccttcctcgtCTAATTAATGAAACGCTTTGTATCTGAAGCAGTCGCATGCCCTATGGATAAAGTTTAGATGTAGGGGACATTTTGTGTCAGCAGATGCTAATTATATTTGGTACAACACCACCAGGTCTGAGGAAGGGGTACATCGATTAAATAGACTTCAGGATCCCAACAACTACTGATATTATCAATTGTGAACGGCGATTTCGTCCCCAAGagattttgaactcggaacgtaaaggacGAAATGCCGGATACCGATTCTGGCGCATTGCTGCCTTTTAATGCCAACGACAATACCCCTACGATTATGCATTTTCCTAATACCAAAAGTTACGAAGTCTGTCGAAAGCGGCTGTCGAAACGTCCGGTGATCCTTTGTTAGATTAATGTTTGGTGAAGCTGTATACTTTGCATTTCATGTTTACTAACCAGCAAACTCTTTCGAAAATAATCAACCATTTCTCGTTACAtacaagaaaaatttttttaattagaacgAAAATAGGTTAGTTTTGTTATCAATAAAGTTAGACGTAGTTTTAAGGGTATTAATGATAGACATGGCTGTATTTTTACAAAACAGAAAAGCTACCGAATCTAATTACAGAACGTTATTACTCACGAATACAAGAGAAAGCACAAAATTGTCTAAGGATGTTCTTGATGCAATGGATAATAGTGGTGCTGATTCTTCTTTTTACAGTTCTCAGATTGCATGATACGTATATTAAAAAAGGAGGGAGAGTTAAAAAAATACGAAAAGACTGAACTTTATCATGACGTGCACTGGTTTCGATTGTTTAAAACGACTGGTTAATGCtggaataaaatggaaaaattgaaataaaacttttataaaactagttcttactctcttttactagtttcagtcatttgactgcggccatgctggagcaccgcctttattcgagaaaatcaaccccaggacttattcattgtaagcctagtacttattctatcgggctccttttaccgaaccgccaaattacggggacgtaaacacatcagcatcgattgtcaagcgattttggggggacaaacacagatacacacatgtatacatatatacgacgtgcttctttcagtttgcgtcaaccaaatccactcacaaggctttggtcggcccgaggctatagtagaaggcacttgtccaaggtgccacgcagtgggactgaacccgaaaccatgttgtaGGTagacaagctacctaccacacagccactccgcctGGTTGTTCataaatctttttataaaaatcatttaGTGATGTACTTTGTGTGTTCGCCTGtggatatatttcttatatttttgtggGTGATCTCGAAGCACAAGAATCTATGAACAGCGTTTAAATAGTTTAAAAAGAAAACGTTTGGCTAGAAAAAGTCGATGGCTGCCCTTTAAGAATGGCGGTTAATTGCTTTCATTCAtgttttgtataaataaataaacgcgtCAGATTGTGGTGAGAAGGGGTTGGCTGCCACTGAAAAATTTAGTGattgattattaaaataaaattggcgatctggcagaatcattagcacgtcgatAAAAGGACTGGTGTCGTTTCTTCCGGTTCTtcacattctgcgttcaaattccaacgaagccgatattgcttttcatttcagggtcgataaaataaaataccaatctgtAATCGATTGCCCCATCTActcaaagttgctggctttgtgcaaagTTTAGAAAGTTATATAAGAAACTCCAGTTAGATGCAAAACAAAAAGGGAAACCTCGGCAGGGTGTGTGTTTCTTTACTCTGTCCCAAAATAGTTCTGATTCAGGTCACACAATATTGAACATCTCATCAGTAAATTCATTCAAAAATTCTAGTCATTGTATTCTTTGTATCATGAATGTTGACTCGCAATGAGACGCATGTATTTAcatcacaatataaatatttacgcAAACATTTTAGCGCACCCTGCAACGTCGGAGgcttatatataatgcgtgcgtgtatatagagGGCGGaccaaaagtcatgcaccaaaacatataacattttatttattttacgttattagtattattattatttatcaaggtatagagctggcagaatcgttaacacgccgggcgaaatactgagcggtatttcgtgtgccgctacgttctgagttcaaattccgccgaggtacactttgcctttcatccattcggggtcgattaaataagtaccagttacgtactggggtcgatataatcggcttaatccgtttgtctgtccttgtttgtcccctttgtgttcagccccttgtgggtagtaaagaaataggtatttcgtctgccgttacgttctgagttcaaattccgccgaggtcgactttgcctttcatcctttcggggtcgattaaataagtactagttacggactggggtcgatataatcaacttaatccgtttgtctgtccttgtttgtcttctctgtgtttagcccccaagATCGACTTTTCCtcccattctttcggggtcgataaattaagtaccagtaaaacactgtgggggggtgatgtaatcgacgaacacctcccacaaaatttcagggctattattactattattcatttTGCTCATCATGTACAAGTATGTGAGCattcatcttattttatttattttattcaattttacgaATATTGAAACACGACTTTTACAATTCTGGAGCGTATTGAACTTATTGGTGCTTGACTTTAGGTCcacactatacatatgtatatgtgtgtacaaacatatatatgtatctaagtatatatcAGCCactgatagatatatgtatagtacaaaagtgtgtggtaagaagcttgcttccgatcGTACTGGAAGCTAAACAACTCCCCCAGacaacacacaagcacgcacacagaaCAGTCCCCGCAAAGACAAACACTCCCACCCCCTCTGTTGTGGTGCCGGCCCCCA includes:
- the LOC115231041 gene encoding tubulin alpha-8 chain-like; the protein is MRECISVHIGQAGVQIGNACWELYCLEHGIQQNGQVSFESSGVNDSSSTFFHEIGSGKRVPRAIFVDLEPSVIDEIRVGKYSQLFHPNQLISGKEDAANNYARGHYTVGKEIIDSVCDQIHKVTEQCSGLQGFLIFHSFGGGTGSGFTSLLMERLSVDFGKKTKLQFSVYPAPRISTAVVEPYNSVLTTHTTLDHCDCAFMVDNEAIYDICKRHLDVGYPRYINLNRPIAQVVSSITASLRFDGSLNVDLTEFQTNLVPYPRIHFPLISYAPIISVEKAYHEQLNVSEITNACFETGNQMVKCDPHRGKYMACCMLYRGDVVSKDVNVAIAAIKNKKSIKFVDWCPTGFKVGINSQSPTVVPGGDMAKVQRAVCSLSNTTAIADAWARLNRKFDLMYAKRAFVHWYVGEGMEEGEFSEAREDLAALEKDYEEVGIDSAETEDEIEEY